From the Lactuca sativa cultivar Salinas chromosome 9, Lsat_Salinas_v11, whole genome shotgun sequence genome, the window ATCAAAGCCcgacttcaagcatcgcgagaccgacagaagagctatgctgacaaacggCGAAAGCCTATAGAATTTCAAGTCGAGGACCGAGTGCTATTGAAAGTCCCTTCCTGGAAAGGAATGATCCGCTTTGGGAAACAGGTAAAACTGAACCCGTCATACATCGGACCGTTTGAGATTCTTGCCTGAATTGGTCTGGTAGCCTATAAGTTGCAGCTACCTTCAGAGCTCAGcaatgtacaccccgtgttccacgtctcgaatttgaaaaagttcttatcagatgaaactcttgtcattcctTTAAAAGAAATCGAAATAAACGAGAATCTCATGTTCGTTGAAGACACAGTCGAGATAATGGATAGGGAAGTGAAGCATACGAAATAGAGCCGCATTTCAATAGTGAAGGTTCCAATACGCTAAGCGTGGAatggaattcacatgggaacgtgaagaccggataaagcagaagtaccctcacctattctctcatTCTTGAGCccatctttcaaaagaatttcgggatgaaattccctctaacggggggatgatgtcgcaactagcattttagctaggaaattctagtctcatgtaaacatcatctaCTGTGATATTAGTAACCCTAATTCGATATTCTACACTATgattattcaatgacaacaattTAATCAATATTCTCTAGTAAAGTTCAAAACCTTatacaaagcatctcatatagtcAACCAAAGGTTGAAATACCCTAAAAATCGTGGTTCAAGTTTAATATgaactaggattctcttattgggcttAGTAAATTAATAAACCTTCAACTTGAATATTTTGGGCCtaggaaccctaattgggctctaattagacccacaTTCATGAAATTTTAGCATTTTGGGCGTTGTGGGCCTAGAATAATACATCTTATCTCTAATGGGCCTTGTTAGCCCATAAATGATTTCATTTGACCAAATGGGTCGTAAACCCTTCTAATTGGGCTtcaatgggccgaaaaccttAATAAGGACCCAATGGGCCGGAAAATATTATTAGGCTTCTTAAAATTCGAGCAAAGCCAATAATGGGCCCAAGTCATTTCATTCTCATCTCTCTTTAGCCCAATTCTCGGTCCAtttatcaaacaaaaaaaaagagaaatgaAGTAGTATTTTGCTTGTGACACCTCATGTTTGCATGGTGGttctccatgcaaacatcacctcaatcttttctccctctctcttcttACTACCCTGGGCCGAAACCCCTACCACACCACCTTTATTCATTTTTTCTTTCAAACACCttcaaaactctctcaataacgcCTCCTTCCTCCTCTAAATTTTCCAGATTTAGGGTGTGTTTTCAAGAGGGTTTTTCTTCAAGATCGTCATCCTTGTTAAGTTCTAACTTGAATCTATGGTTTAACTTCTAGATTTAATCATAAaactcttcttaactcatattaTTTCATGACCTATACTCTTCAACCTCATAGAGTGCGAAAATTGTCTCAAggagcttgctagggccgaaatctcCTCATCTTCCTCATCAAAAACCAAAACATCAAAGCAATGTGtgttcatacccctttattttcggttttactatgctttgggggaggatacaagttgatATGTGCTAGATCTATGTATTTGTGCATGTTTATATGTGTTCTTTAAGTTATATGTGTGATTTTGTGAAGAACTTCATAGATCTCGACAATATATGTAAACTAAAGCACTTTATACAACTTACCacaaagataaaagtgttaaacaTGTTTAAGTTGTTGAAAACCTAAACAAAATCTTGAAATAGGGCATTTTTTCGAAATAAACGAAAAGATGGGATTTTTATGGCATACACGGTTTTACAAGGACTAAAGGagtcatttttatataaaatgcgtttttatgatatttttggtgataaaggggccaaaaacataaatttttgcATAATGGACATaaaaaatgggcttttcggcttATTCGGCCTAAATAGTAAAAATTCCGATTTTCATGgattaaattgtcattttacaCAAGTTTGAGTCTAAAATGTAAAACTTACGGTTTTATGGGTTGAAAATGCCACATTATTTGGatttgggctaaaaatgcaaatttttccaaaacttggacTCAATATGCCATTTTTATCAATTATGGGCTGAAAATGTAAATCTTTGTAAAAATGggccgaaaataatattttatgtatatttgggccaaaaatgtcaatttCTATAAAAGTGggccgaaaataatattttaaataatatttgggccaaaaatgtcaattGTAATAAAAATGACAGTATTACAAAAATTAGGCCTTTTATATTATTTTGGTAAACAAATGAGCTAAGACATACAACGAAATGACAAACGAACTAAAAACATCGATTACCCGTTTATTGGGCCTAATTtattcattacatgtttattTGGGCCTTAATGGTCCATTTACttgtttattgggcctaatataaTCATTACATCTTTATGGGGCCTTTGTGGACCATATACATGTTTCTTGGGCCTAATTTATATATCACATGTTTATTAGGCCTCGGTGGCccttttacatgcttattgggcatgGATTATAcatttcatgtttattgggccttagtggcccatatACATGCTTACTGGACCTAagctatacattacatgtttattgggccttagtggcccttTTACATGTCTGTTGGGCCTCGTACATTCATATACATACTCGTTgggtttttcaaacataaaaCATACACGTAAACATTATATAATCTAATACAATATTCGCGTAAACTCGGTCAAGGATGTTAGTGACGGTTGACACCTCTAGAGTGTACGATCATAGCCTatagttataaccaaagtctcctggcgGAAGAGCGAGAgtctgtgtatagatctatacggggtgactcCCCACACCTGAGATGTTctctacagctagactaggccagtctagggtgacaaaccttaccttaaTACAAGCTGGCTCCTGAAAACGCCACGACTGGCAAATTCATCATAATCAAGTATGGTTAAAACAGTTCACCTAGACATCCTCTCCAACATAATTTTATGGAACACCTATAAAATATTGTTGATACgataacatacatacactgatATTCGGTCTTAGGGTTGAGACCACAacattcttataaacagaaaatataggattttctggggaaatacACAGTTAAGCAATACGTTCTATTTTCAACAGATAATACAAGGTTTTTAACCGGGTTACATCTTTATATACATTCCAGAAATCgaaaacacacatgcattaattcTTGATTTTGGCACATCATGTTCAAatcatttttttagaaaatatcggattttctggtgttttacTAACAATGCAAAACTTTTtattcaaacatgcttatgaactcaccaacattatatatatgttgacgttttcaaaataacttgtgttctTAGGGGAATCATTAAGCGGAAAGGTCAGCAGGAAATGTGgaatttattatattttgttatcATCATACATTGAATATTTTGGCTTGTAACTATGATactatacttgatgtaaacaatgttggttgtactttgatatgtatgatgatggtgttgtcttgtttcaattatatacattgtgatgatattacaagatgaagtcatgcTCAAGTCCCCAgatgtttccgtcgtctggttcgggggtgtgacaagtatGAATGAAGTTGTAATCCAATTTTAGAATGTTATAGCAGGCATTAATTTTCTTAGTTTCTTTTGTATTTGTTTCATCTTTTGTACTTCTCTATTTTATACCTCCTAGCCCATGGCTAGTTTTCTTTTTAATATTATGTATGTCTGCCgttaaaaaaaacaattagaaTGAAGTATTTCTCATAGAAAATGATTTCTAGCCTTTGGCTgatgttatttttatttcttCAGATTATGTAAATGATatgataattataaaaaatatatatatttatactaatTTTACAAAGTATTTTTCTCTAAAAATGCAAAACTTCAATtgtaataattatttttattttttaaaagtaattttatattaaaaaaattattttttatattacatagatggtattttttattgtttttcaaaataacttattttgGTTGATTTAATATTTTTTAGAAAGTAAGTGACTCAGAAAAAATGATTGTCCATCTCAAAAACAGTTTTAAAATGACTTTTTCCTTCATTTCAAAATATTTCATAGGAGATTTGAAAAACATACAAAACTTAGCTTTTTGAAAGTTATTTTAGCTTTTTAACTACAATAAAAAATAAGATTTTAAGTTGAGTTCTTTTTaagacttttttatttttatagcaCAAAAACTAATCTaaacattaatataaataaataaataaattactcATTTTACTACCACGTAAGTCGATAAGCCTTTATACACAAAAACATTTTTTAAGTTAAGAAGGTAATCCCAAACGCCCTCGTAGTATTTAACATTTTTATCTTTGCAAACAAGATTTTATAAATGAAAAACATTTTTTAACTAGTTAAAATACATATAGTTTATATAGTAAAATGATATGAAATATATGTGTGTATAAATTTTATAATGGTAAatctttatttgattaaaaaaatcagttctcttttaatttatttttattaggcTTCTAATTATACGTAACAAACAGAACGTTTGATTAAATTCACTAGACATCTTATTAACAATATTTGGCTTTTGTTTCGATAAATGTTGTTTAATTGAGCAGTGGGCAACATCACAcgtgaagaagaaagaaaagGTTCCTTCTGTTTTTTGTTAGCATTTTGTTTTTATTGTTTGCTTGTCTTTTCAACCTTAGATTTACATTTGTGGATATAGATAAAATATGTATTTGCCACTCACAATAACCCGTAGGTTATATCTGATATATATAGGTACGATACATACAGAGATAAACCCTAACAGATAAATCTTATCTATACAACATTTGaacatttgaataatatgttCCTATCTAATCTTCTTATGTTTACATTCCTCCTCAATCATAACCGTTTCAAAGTTTAGATTGTATTTTAATCTTTCCAACATGTTTCGAGTGGCTGGCTTAGTAAACCCATCAACTACTTGATCTCCAGAAGAAATGAACCTGACATCCAGTGCACCCATAGTTACCTTCTCTCGGACAAAATGAAAATCAACCTCTATGAGTTTGGTCTGTGTTTGAAATACATGATTGGCTGTCAAATATGTTGCTCCTAAATTATCACACCGTAACACCGGTGCTCTTGGCTGACGAGCTCCCAATTCTTTAAGTAAGGACTGTATCCAAGGTGCCTCAGCTATTTCGTTTGCCAAGGCTTTGTAATCGGCCTCTGTGCTAGATCGTGACACTGTTGGTTGTTTACGAGAGCTCCACGAAATCAAGTTTGGACCTAGAAATATAGCATACCCTCCAGTTAACCAGCGATTATCTAAACATCCTGCCCAGTCTGGATCTATGAACACACTTAATAACGTGGAGTttgattgtttaattcttaaccCAGTAGATACAGTCCCTTTAACAtatctcaaaattcttttgaCGGCTTCCCAGTGTAAATTGGTAGGTTTTAAAAGATATTGGCATACCTTGTTTACTACAAACGAGATGTCAGGTCGAGTGAGCGTGAGATACTgtaaacccccaaccatgcttcTATATTTGAAAGCATCTTCTTGAGCAAGTGGTCTTCCATAGTTACTAGCTAGTTTTTCCGTTACAGACATACGGGTTGAAACTGTTTTACAATTCTCCATGTGGTCACGATGCAGTAAATCAATGGCATACTTGTGTTGAAGCAATGTGATTCCCCCTGAATTGTGAACTACTTCAATCCCTAGAAAATAATTCAAACGCCCGAGACCTTTAAGTGGAAAGGAAGAAGACAACGCATAGACAAGCTTATTTACCACCTTTTTGAATAAACCAACAATGATTATATCGTCAACATAGACCAAAATGTAAATAAGAACTCCACCATGATTGAAGAGAAATAAGGAAGTATCGGCCTTGGAAGATTGAAACCAAGATGATGCAGTTTTTCACTAAGTCGGGAGAACCAGGCATGGGGCGATTGCTTAAGACCGTAGATTGCTTTTTGAAGCTTGCACACATAATAAGGTATGTTGGAATCTTCAAAACCAGTGGCTGACTCATGTATACGTCTTCATGTAGAAATTCATGAAGAAATGCATTGTTGATGTCGACTTGGCAAAGATGCCACTTGCGAGAAACAGCCAGAGACAGAATTAGTCTTACCGTTACGGGTTTTACAACGGGACTAAACGTTTCTTGACAATCAATACCATACCGTTGAGTGAAGCCACAAGCAACCAAACACGCTTTGTGCTTGTCGATGGAACCATCTGGATGTTGTTTAACCTTAAAAATCCATTTGCAGCCAACTATATTTACACCATGTGGTCTGGGAACAAGAACCAATGTGTTGTTTGCATGGAGAGCATCATATTATGTTTTCATTTCTTCTTACCAAGCTAGATCAGACAGAGCTTGCTTATGAGAAGTGGGGAGTAGTGAAAAATGCCCTTCTGTTTGGATTGTACATAATGGAGCCATCATTATAATGTTTAGGAAACACTTTACCTAGTTGACCACAAGTAACTGCACCTGAGGGAGCAGCTGTTGAGATCGGAATAGTAACTATAGTTACTGGTGATGACTGTGCAGGAGTAACCGGTTCAGGAGAGACCAGTTCAGATGAGGTTGCTGGTGTCTTTCTGGTGGCATTGGGGAATCTTGTGTCACATTTGGCTATGTCGAAACGATGTTTTCATTGGTTTGAAAGCCTTGAATCAACAGTAATGGAGTCGTAGTTGCATTGTAATTATTAGTGGACATCATAGATAAATCATGGTTAGTCATATGATCATTTAAAAGAGTCGGTTCAGACTGAGGAAACGACACAACACTTGAGTTTGGGAGAGAAACAGTTGTATTAGATGAGTCAGCAAATGGAAAAAATGATTCATCAAAAACAACATCACACAAGATATAGACACGACCGGTGCTTCTATCCAAGCATTTGTAGACTTTGTGCATTGAGATGTAACCAAGAAACACACAAAGTTTTGATCTAAATTCGAGTTTTCGCGTGTTATATTTACGTAGACTTGGCCAACATGCACACCCAAAATTCCGAAGAAACGAGTAGTCAGGAGTGATTTTGAGCAATCAGGTAATGGTTGCAAGATTTTTTGTGACACAACTGGGTGAACGATTTATCAAATAACAGGCAGTCAAGAATGCTTCATCCCAAAAACGCAAGGGAAGAAAAGAGTGGGCTAGGGGAGCTAGACATGTTTCGACAAAATGTCGATGTTTTCTCTTGGCTATACCATTTTGCTGAGACGTGTGTGGGCAAGACACATGGTGCGAGATACCTATTCTTTGAAAATATTGATGGAGTTTGTAATATTCACCTCCCCAATCGGATTGTATAGCACGAATTTTAGCATTCAAAAGTCTTTCAACATGATTTTGAAAGTTATAGAAAATTTGCTCAACATCATATGTTCTTTTAATGAGATATATCCAGGCATAATGACTGTAATCATCAACAAAGCtcacataatatttaaaaccACCACTAGACACTTGAGTAGGTCCCCAAACATCCGTGTGAACCAACTCAAGTGGAAAAGAAATAACACGAATAGAGTTATTGTATGAGAGTTGATGACTCTTCCCTTTTTGACACGCATCACAAATAGAAAAATTTCTATCAAAAGAACATCCTAAATTATTAGACCTCAAAATAGACTTGACTACTGTTGAAGACGGATGACCAAGCCTTCGGTGCGAGTGAGAAGATGAGACACGAACACTAGATGAAGCAAGGTGAGGTGCTGGAGATTGCTTGAATGACACCGAATAGAAACCACCCTGGCTTTTACCGACTAGAAGGATTTTCTTCGTGAGTTTGTCCTTAACAAAGAAAGCATTGGTGTGAAATTCAATAAAAACATCGTTATCATAAGCAAGCTGGTAAGCAGAAAGAAGATGTTTGTTTATATTTGGGACACATAAAACATTTTTTAGAACAAGGGGTTTTCCTAAACCGAATATTCTAGAATGACCAATATGAGCAATGTTCAAACCTATGCCATTTGCAACCTGCACTTGATCCTTGACAATGTAACGTTCTTGGACAGACAACCGATCTAGATCACTGGTGATATGATCTGTAGCCCTAGTGTCAATGTACCAATTTGGATCTCCATTGTAAGAACCTGTAGTGACACTATTACCCCCACAATAATCATCAGCTTGATAAGCATGATTAAACCTGTTTCGACAGTTGAGTGCACTGTAACCAGGTATGAAACAGACTTGACATCTTGGACCACCATTGCTTCTGCCTCGGCCACGTCCACGACCTCTGTTTGATCCTGCCCCACGGTAATTGGACCGTTTGTTATTGTTGGAGTTATTTGAGTTTCATCGCGATTTATTTGAACGTTGGTGAGTCACGCTATTTGCTGAAGAGGTGAACTCAGTCATGCTATTAGTAGTAGTGGCTTGCGCTTCATGAGCTATTAGATAAGAGTAAAACTCAGGTAAAGTTACCTTATGCTGATCACTGAGGACTGTGATGGCAGTGAACAGATCTTCGTGACCTGGTCCTAGGTCAGCTAGTATATAGCCAATAACCTCCTCATCAGTCATGGGATGCCCAATGTTCGCCATTATGTCAGCAAGTGTCGTCATTTTTTTGATAATATTCAGATGCACTCAAATCTCCTTTCCTGATTGTTAATAGTTGAGTGTATATTTGTATAGAGTTATCTCTATGTTGTGCTGAAAACATAGTGTGGAGAGCAGTCCACAGTTGACTTGAAGTATCTATGCATCGTGTGACTTGAGCCAACATTTCTTCTGTCATGGAAAACAAAAGGCCACCAATAATTACTTGATCTTGTACCATCCATGAGTTATATGCGGGATTGACAGTTTCCCATGCTTCAGCACCAGCCCTTGTTGTTACTTTGGCAGAAGGAGATTCAATTGAACCATCGAGATAACCAAATAGCTGAACACCCTTAAGAATGGGCATCACTTGGGCTTTCCAAAGCAGGAAGTTTGATCGATTTAGCTTACATGTGATAGCTATGGCGATCTTGGAGGAATTGATGTTTGAAGCAGAAGTAGACATGGTGAGACTGGAAAGGGATACCAACGGCCGAAGATGAAAGGAAGAAAGATAGGAACAAGAGCCCTAggataagctctgataccaagatAAAATATGTATTTGCCACTTAACTCATAGGTTatatctgatatatatatatatatatatatatatatatatatatatatatatatatatataggtacgaTACATACAGAGATAAACCCTAACAGATAAATCTTATCTATACAACATTTGaacatttgaataatatgttCCTATCTAATCTTCTTCTGTTTACAGATATAACTCGCCTTTTCTTTTGTTTTGGGTGTTGCATCTTTGGAGTTGATAGTATGATATTGATACCTTAACTTTTTGAGTTCATCATTATACACATGGTTGATATTGAACATTACAACCATGTTTTCTTATTTCATGGTAACATGTCGTCTTTCCTTATCGGTTCACATAGTATATAACCAATTGTTATGGAATAGTAAACATATTTTACTTAATATCATCCAACTCCTTTATCACACTTTTTTCTAGGCAGTTATCATGGTCAAAAAGAAAATATCGGTCAAGGTCTGATATTCGAAATATATGTTATCGACTTATCACGGTGGTACACCGAAGGTCAAGACTCATGAACCACAACCTCTCATTTGTCACAGAATCAGAGGTGAAactaaacttaaaaaaaaacaaacaaacaaacaaacaaaaattttCAACTTGGAACTTGGAAGGAAGGAATGGAATGAAATAAATAATGTCTTTGTAATTGAGTGATGACAATTGGTGGATGGATaccaatgtgtgtgtgtgtgtcagtAGACAAATACAACCCCATCCATTTCATATTTTGGTTTAAAATAGACAATGGGCTAGCCTGGTTATGTATTTTGCTTAAAAATTAACCcaaaatatataactaaaaatatcACCTGAAAAACCAAGATAACGATATTTGAATATCGATGATATCTTCATCTATATCGGTGCAATTCTTAGGACTGCTATTTTGGACTGAGATTCTTAACCAATATTGTACAACCTAATTTCACAAATATTTCTTCTTTCCTTTATGCTTGTGCATAAACAAACACATTTTCATTTCTAAACGTTAAAAGCCATCATCCCCTACTCCTATAATTATAAGTCTAAACAATGTTCACAAAATTTCAATATGAAGATCCAAAAACATGCAGTGGAATCTTTTCATGTTTATATTCACCATAAAAATCCCTTACCGCATTTAACAAACACAACATCAAACATGCATTACAACACAAAACACACCCCAGTTGAAACCTCATATGTAGATCAATGTATGTGTAAATTGTAATTAATAGAAGAAATATCATTTCACCTTCAAAATTCTTGTTATAATTATAGTGTATAGATTTCTCCTTGGTATGTTGCTTCCACAGCCTCAGTTTTCTCCATCAACTATAATATGTTTGTGTTCATACACATTTAAAAGAACCCAAAATAACACAATTTTTATTGAAACATGACATCAGCAATGTGTCCCTTAGCCAAGTACATACAACCTACAATATTAATTTAAATTTCATCACTTTCTTGCGACTAAATCTTTAGATTTTGCTACTATTGCTCCACCTATCCCCCTTTGCCAATTTCTCAAAGAGATCATGAGATAGACTCGTACTTGGCTTTAAGAAAAATGCTGAAGTTTTAAGCTACACAATGTGTCTTGTCGTTGACTaaagactcaaaagtcaaaatggAAAGACGGGCAATGTTGGATCCATAATAATTTTTCTTCCAGCTGTAATATGTCAATGACATGAATTATAGAAATTGGAATatagtttttttaaataaaaagaatGTTCAAGCTTGTTGCATTAAATAGAAAAATGAAAGTTCATTactttattataaaaatattctGAAAGTACAGTTTGTTTAAATTGGTTACGTTAATGGAAAATTATTCAACTGCTACCCTTTTATTTGTTAGTAAGTACACAATCTAATCATTTACTTATCAATAACATTACAAATATTGGACTTCATCATTTCTTCTATAAATTATTAAACATAATTAATTTATCAACCAATGTTTCTTGTAATTCAACAAAATAAAAGGAGTACAAGAAACCATATCTACCCAAAAATACATAAtttaatttgtatatatttatttccAATTTTACCCAAGATCTTCGCCAGCTGTTAAGAGGTCTAATATTTAACAGCTCATGACTTTTTTTTCTTCCCTTTTTTGGAGGGTAATTCTGACTAAATACTCATCCTaccaaaaataaatcaaaaatcaaaaatcaaatccAAGCAATTTATTTATTAACTAAAAATATCATGATTCAACTGCTGAATCTTTAGCTGAATAGCATAAATTAGCAGCCTCCAACACACCTATTGGGCTCTTTGTCATTGATGTCAATGTACCACTCGTTAAGCTCATTGTACAACCACCACTCAACTCTTTCAACAATTCTACACATTCAAGAACCCTTTCCTACAAAAACCCATCTTTATGTCAACACAAGAAAATGTTCAAGCACTACTACTAAAGAAACAGGGCTTTTCTTTCATGGAAATATGACCAAATGTACAACCTTTATTGCACAAGATACAGCTCTACTGATATTTACGAATTATGACACGGGAAAAGGTTCTACTGACTTGTATCTTGTGCAATGAAAGTTGTACATTTAACCGATTTTAAGTATCAATGTACATTACCTTATTAACATGTAGAAACAGTGAACAAAATTGTGTTGATCCCACGACATAAATTGCTACTGCTGCTGCAATCTCAGAAGGTCTAAATTTCAAGAACTCCATCCCTACATTGTAAATTTACGATTTTAACCCTCATTGCTTCATTCAAGGATTATGAGATGAATCGAAAAAGACATCATTTTTACCTTTCATTAAGCATAAGATTAATTGGGTTGATCTCAAAATCGTAGATTTGGAAGTGGGTTGACCATCTTTGACTTTCTCAAGAAAAATATCAATGAAAGAGAATGGAGTCACTGCTTGCATTCTCCATTTCAATGTCGTCAACACAAGCATCTCCATTTTCTGAATGGTTTTTGCTTCAAACACAAATCTTGATCCACCCATCTGCAAATTCAATCGAAAATCCAACTCCATGGTCAAAATTATATTACTCCACAAAGAAAGTCAACAACTTTAGTCAAAATAGGATCTTGACCTGTAAATCTAGAATGAGAGGTACTTCAGTTTCTTCCATTTTTGCTGCTAATGATAAACATGCAACAGCTAGCAACTGCATCATCCAAACTTTGTCCTAATAACAGGAATTGTTTCATTTTAGTCAACAAATTGAAtgtaatataataaattaatcatATCTtcttataaaaaatattaaaacttaCAGGCAATTCATAAACAGCAAGGAATCTGTCCAAGTAATTTACTGATAAATACGCACTTAGGGGTCCAAAATTGAAATGAGCATGAACCTGGTCAAAATAAATCAATGAAAGTTAAGCAACATATGATTTTCGTTTCTTTTTTTGGTTTCATACAAGTAGAGATTAATCCCAGATAATTAAAATCGCTAAAAAAAACTCTTTACTTTATAAAAAAGGTTGAAAATGTCAGATCGAAAAGAATTCGATGGAGGATTTAGAAGAAGAAAAACAAACCTTCGTAATCCAATTAACGGCGTCTTGTCTTGCAACCAAATCCATGTTACCATTCTTCAGTTTGTTCAAATAATCAAAAAAATCCACAAATTGTTCACATTCTTTTTCAATTAGCAAATCCAAACACTCATCACTTCGTAAAGGAAAATCAATAACACATTGCTCTGTTTCAGGATTGTTGATAAATCTCtgattttgattaatattttgaTAATTTCTATGATCCAATAACATATCGAAATCATCGTTGTCGTCGTCGTAACATATACTGTCATTTTCTTCTGCACACAGTAAACTTGATGCCAAGTAATCAAGACTGGGCGCCATTTCAAAATCCCTTAAGACAAGATGAGTTTTATTGATTTAAAGAGCAAATATACAGCAAGGTTGGAAATGGATCAAAAACTGCAGATGCGGGTTTTTAGGGGAGTGTGCTGTAGAAACTTTAAAAGACGGATTGCGGAAGAAAAATGCATGAAGCAACCTCTTTTGCTTTCGGTTTCTCTCTCTAAACAGAAGATGAGTGAAATCATAACCAAAGAACAAGGCTTATGTAGAGGATAATGGTAGCAATTGGGTCAGAGTTTTGGGGTTTTAGGGAATATAtactgtgagagagagagagagagagagagagagagagagagagagagatgtaatactttggatttttttttttttttttttt encodes:
- the LOC111913415 gene encoding cyclin-D4-1 isoform X2 translates to MAPSLDYLASSLLCAEENDSICYDDDNDDFDMLLDHRNYQNINQNQRFINNPETEQCVIDFPLRSDECLDLLIEKECEQFVDFFDYLNKLKNGNMDLVARQDAVNWITKVHAHFNFGPLSAYLSVNYLDRFLAVYELPDKVWMMQLLAVACLSLAAKMEETEVPLILDLQMGGSRFVFEAKTIQKMEMLVLTTLKWRMQAVTPFSFIDIFLEKVKDGQPTSKSTILRSTQLILCLMKGMEFLKFRPSEIAAAVAIYVVGSTQFCSLFLHVNKERVLECVELLKELSGGCTMSLTSGTLTSMTKSPIG
- the LOC111913415 gene encoding cyclin-D4-1 isoform X1, with protein sequence MAPSLDYLASSLLCAEENDSICYDDDNDDFDMLLDHRNYQNINQNQRFINNPETEQCVIDFPLRSDECLDLLIEKECEQFVDFFDYLNKLKNGNMDLVARQDAVNWITKVHAHFNFGPLSAYLSVNYLDRFLAVYELPDKVWMMQLLAVACLSLAAKMEETEVPLILDLQMGGSRFVFEAKTIQKMEMLVLTTLKWRMQAVTPFSFIDIFLEKVKDGQPTSKSTILRSTQLILCLMKGMEFLKFRPSEIAAAVAIYVVGSTQFCSLFLHVNKERVLECVELLKELSGGCTMSLTSGTLTSMTKSPIGVLEAANLCYSAKDSAVES